Proteins from a genomic interval of Cherax quadricarinatus isolate ZL_2023a chromosome 82, ASM3850222v1, whole genome shotgun sequence:
- the LOC138855132 gene encoding tigger transposable element-derived protein 1-like, which produces MAPKKAPSAKPVVKKVRNTTEFKKTIIEQYESGTSVAELSRMYKKPYTTLCSIVAKKNEIKDAVVAKGVTMLTKMRSPVLEEVEKLLLVWINEKQLAGDTLMTSFICEKARQLHEDLVKKLPANSEVSEFKASKGWFERFKNRTGIHSVVRHGEAASSDHKAAEKYVHEFQEYIEAEGLKPEQVFNCDETGLFWKKMPKRTFITQEEKAMPGHKPMKDRLTLMFCANASGDFKVKSLLVYHSENPRVFRKNNVMKSKLCVFWKSNSKAWVTREIFVEWFNEVFGPSVKEYLLEKKLDPKCLLVMDNAPAHPPNLDDLIFEEFGFITVKFLPPNTTTLLQPMDQQVIANCKKLYTKALFHRCLTVTTHIHLTLREFWREHFSILHCITLIGMAWEGVTTRTLNSAWRKLWPDCVDKRDFEEFGTDPNEPMSVVKSILALESSMGLDVSLEDVEELVEDHNEELTTEELQKLQQEEQHIAAQNLAAEEEEERWKKVPSSEIKEIFTMWGKMESFMEKHRPNKVVASQVGNMYSDKVLGHFREVLKRRQKQSSLLSYFVRQDSTDPQGGPNGIKKQRREATPEKQMVPEVLMEGDSPPKL; this is translated from the coding sequence atggctccaaagaaagctcctagtgccaagcctgtggtaaagaaggtgagaaatacgactgaatttaagaaaaccatcattgaacaatatgaaagtggtacaagtgtggccgaactgtccaggatgtataagaaaccctacacaaccttatgttccatagtggccaagaaaaatgaaataaaggatgctgttgttgcaaagggagtaactatgctgacaaaaatgagatcaccagtactggaagaggttgagaagttattattggtgtggataaatgagaaacaattagcaggagatactcttatgacttcgtttatttgtgaaaaggctaggcagttgcatgaagatttggtaaagaaattgcctgcaaatagtgaagtgagtgaatttaaggccagcaaaggctggtttgagagatttaagaaccgtactggcatacacagtgtggtaaggcatggtgaggctgccagttcggaccacaaggcggctgaaaaatatgtgcatgaattccaggagtacatagaggctgaaggactgaaacctgaacaagtgttcaattgtgacgaaacagggctcttttggaagaaaatgccaaagaggaccttcattacacaagaggaaaaggcaatgccaggacacaagcctatgaaagacaggctgacgctaatgttctgtgctaatgctagtggggatttcaaagtgaagtcattactagtgtaccattctgaaaatcccagagtgttcaggaaaaacaatgttatgaagagtaaattgtgtgtgttttggaaatctaatagtaaggcatgggtcacgagggaaattttcgtcgagtggttcaatgaagtgtttggccctagtgtgaaggagtatctcctggaaaagaaattggatcccaagtgcctgctagtaatggacaatgcacctgctcatcctccaaacttggatgacctaattttcgaggagtttgggttcatcacagtaaagttcttgcccccgaatactactactctcctccaacccatggaccagcaggttattgcaaactgtaaaaaactctacacaaaagcattgtttcacaggtgcttgactgtgaccacacacattcacttgaccctaagggaattttggagagaacacttcagcatcctccactgcataacccttataggtatggcttgggaaggagtgactaccaggactttgaactctgcctggagaaaattgtggccagattgtgtcgacaagagggattttgaagaatttgggactgaccctaatgagcctatgtctgttgtaaaatcaattttGGCACTggagagttccatggggttggatgtgagtttggaggatgtggaagaattggtggaagaccacaatgaagagctcaccactgaggagctgcaaaagcttcagcaggaagagcaacacatcgcagctcagaatcttgctgcagaggaggaggaagagagatggaagaaggtgccttcttcagaaattaaagagatttttactatgtggggtaagatggaaagctttatggagaaacatcgccctaacaaggttgttgcaagccaggttggcaacatgtacagtgacaaagtcttgggccattttagggaagtgttaaagagacgccagaaacagagctctctcctcagttattttgtgagacaggactccactGACCCTCAAGGtggtcctaatggcattaagaaacagagaagagaagcaaccccagaaaagcaaatggtacctgaggtgttgatggaaggggattcccctcccaaactataa
- the LOC128702871 gene encoding uncharacterized protein isoform X1, translating to MLCDPYGFSTPPGSKNIKTRSKELELHSFSENMKEKMAVNAQLECIICGIMVPSVYKYHTHNIRRHSLAELSRAILKLKNLPLPLNDPPAEVGNENEEEQTKGEQRQQQPRFDVEVAEALGLSVRVDLMDEEIIELGPTDNADHLQIQSRQVKNLHEKNQQSRQVIEVKENKTSPCYTNPTAEDPDAIVVKFNRELFTAQDNSSPSLYTGDTSKTRLINRQMRAVVKRTIDIPNPNTFIMDYKKAMSRSNKYIMQNISVADNSPKKRRGRPKKNAENDDYIPSKIVSRKKLLGEPELSEEEDDLEGLVDPPLFSEDEDEEADAVMPNITRTRSGRTIKIKAEDGTFEYYDIPGRHQVDTDDLNSHKYWNENSIPIVTTGERRGRKRKQINKSNFDTSDPIVKDDSCKRSLAENTRNSVKLLEIKKELDCKITNVIEDLVMPTTNEIVEDSKEFDRSSIVESFDGYECFLCLKSFNFKDCEKHIHEHLHKEIIDNETAIGSSHEFDDKVSDNSHDVNIRVDATQISKDANAVASVVDIYTKSDNHLSTDTGIASQLSTEFNDSFTCSICNEDFDSRAALLEHTHENIYTCKLCGKKYQKRLTLQSHMKRYHEETDWMKFKCATCGKNFGFLTSLERHMKEHNPNKKFCCEQCGKVFKSLVNLKIHIGLHTKDEVYECPYCPKKYYIRYSFEKHFRTHVEAPKFHCEMCDKNFSERKHFEVHLERHQNGGSLGRSKDLKCNNCGDIKSPTELEIVSGTDPGHHKKCLECGKGLYKRFMIENIDTSSLQIKSDKQREQCKLCGKSVLNLQRHLKHTHLENDYVPCHICGVLVTKSSLPAHKNRKHGGSAVTCDHCNKVFKNIMCLREHMTKVRRKEDPTKNICKFCKEVIAPELWKEHMMRHRTKCNDCGASNFPTHEEFMAHLETCRRCSNCGTTDFNSRGEFLDHIEICSSSIDIMTGTLDSSNDQEIVTSIFAIDDCTCCETCGEVFESPETLAHHITEAHQSALSSSHILDQNAMIDEAILYACP from the exons ATGCTgtgtgacccatatgggtttagcactcccccaggAAGTAAAAATATAAAGactcgatccaaggaattggaactacattCTTTCTCGGA gAACATGAAGGAAAAAATGGCAGTAAATGCTCAGCTGGAATGCATAATATGTGGGATTATGGTGCCTTCAGTTTACAAGTACCACACTCACAACATTCGTCGGCACTCGCTAGCGGAGCTGTCACGTGCCATTCTCAAACTGAAGAACTTGCCGCTGCCATTAAATGATCCTCCAGCAGAGGTTGGTAATGAaaatgaagaagagcagactaagggagaacaacgacaacaacagccGAGATTTGATGTGGAAGTGGCTGAAGCTTTAG GACTGTCTGTTAGAGTAGACCTAATGGATGAAGAAATTATTGAATTGGGACCAACGGACAATGCAGATCACCTTCAAATTCAAAGCCGTCAAGTTAAAAATTTGCATGAAAAGAATCAACAATCAAGACAAGTTATTGAAGTTAAGGAAAATAAAACTTCACCTTGTTATACTAACCCTACTGCTGAGGATCCTGATGCTATTGTTGTTAA GTTCAACAGAGAATTGTTTACAGCACAAGACAACAGCAGTCCATCATTATACACAGGAGATACCAGTAAAACTAGACTTATTAACAGGCAAATGAGAGCTGTAGTTAAGAGAACTATTGACATCCCAAATCCTAATACTTTTATTATGGATTATAAAAAGGCAATGTCTCGATCTAATAAATATATCATGCAAAATATCAGTGTGGCTGATAATTCTCCAAAAAAACGACGTGGGCGTCCCAAAAAGAATGCAGAAAATGATGATTATATTCCATCCAAAATAGTCAGCAGAAAGAAATTATTAGGTGAACCTGAACTTTCTGAGGAGGAGGATGACTTGGAAGGACTAGTTGATCCTCCTCTTTTCTCCGAGGATGAAGATGAGGAAGCAGATGCAGTCATGCCCAACATCACCAGGACACGCTCTGGAAGAACCATCAAAATAAAAGCAGAAGATGGTACATTTGAATACTATGATATACCTGGAAGACATCAAGTGGACACAGATGACTTAAATAGTCATAAATATTGGAATGAGAATTCCATTCCGATTGTGACTACTggggaaagaagaggaagaaaacgCAAACAGATAAACAAATCTAATTTTGACACCTCTGATCCTATCGTGAAGGATGATTCCTGTAAACGTTCTCTGGCTGAAAATACTAGAAATTCAGTCAAATTACTTGAAATTAAAAAAGAATTAGACTGTAAAATTACAAATGTAATTGAAGATCTAGTTATGCCAACCACTAATGAGATTGTAGAAGATTCAAAGGAATTTGACAGATCTTCAATTGTAGAATCTTTTGATGGTTATGAATGTTTTTTGTGCTTGAAGTCATTTAATTTTAAAGATTGTGAAAAGCACATACACGAGCATCTTCATAAAGAAATTATAGACAATGAAACTGCAATTGGTAGTTCACATGAATTTGATGACAAAGTATCTGATAATAGTCATGATGTAAATATTAGAGTTGATGCTACCCAAATATCCAAAGATGCCAATGCAGTAGCTTCTGTAGTTGATATCTATACAAAATCTGATAATCACTTGTCAACAGATACTGGTATAGCTAGTCAGCTCTCGACTGAGTTTAATGATTCATTTACTTGCTCCATATGTAATGAAGATTTTGATTCTCGGGCAGCTCTTCTAGAGCACACCCATGAAAATATCTATACCTGCAAGTTATGCGGAAAAAAATACCAGAAAAGACTCACTTTGCAGTCCCACATGAAGAGATATCATGAAGAAACTGACTGGATGAAATTCAAATGTGCAACTTGTGGGAAGAATTTTGGATTTTTGACCTCTTTAGAGAGACACATGAAAGAGCATAATCCAAATAAGAAGTTTTGCTGTGAGCAGTGTGGGAAGGTTTTCAAGAGTCTTGTCAATTTAAAAATACACATAGGACTGCATACAAAAGATGAAGTTTATGAATGCCCATATTGTCcaaaaaaatattacattagGTATAGTTTTGAAAAGCATTTCCGAACTCATGTTGAAGCACCAAAGTTTCATTGTGAAATGTGTGATAAAAACTTTAGTGAAAGAAAACATTTTGAAGTTCATTTAGAGAGACATCAAAATGGTGGGAGCTTGGGCAGGAGTAAAGATCTCAAGTGCAATAATTGTGGAGATATTAAAAGTCCAACAGAATTAGAAATAGTGAGTGGAACTGATCCAGGTCATCACAAAAAGTGTTTGGAATGTGGTAAGGGACTTTATAAAAGATTCATGATTGAAAACATTGATACATCATCATTACAAATAAAGAGTGATAAACAGAGGGAGCAGTGCAAATTATGTGGAAAATCTGTGCTCAATCTCCAAAGACATCTCAAGCACACTCATTTAGAAAATGATTATGTACCATGTCATATCTGTGGAGTACTTGTTACAAAATCATCCTTACCAGCTCACAAAAATCGAAAGCATGGTGGATCTGCAGTGACTTGTGATCATTGTAACAAAGTATTCAAAAACATAATGTGTTTAAGGGAGCATATGACAAAGGTTCGAAGGAAAGAAGATCCAACCAAAAATATATGCAAATTTTGCAAAGAAGTGATTGCTCCTGAACTTTGGAAAGAACACATGATGAGGCATCGAACAAAGTGTAATGACTGTGGAGCTTCAAACTTCCCAACTCATGAAGAATTTATGGCTCACCTTGAAACTTGCAGGAGATGCAGCAATTGTGGCACAACTGATTTTAATTCACGAGGGGAATTTTTAGATCATATCGAAATATGTAGCAGCAGCATTGACATAATGACTGGTACTCTGGACTCTTCCAATGATCAAGAAATCGTAACCAGTATATTTGCGATAGATGACTGCACATGCTGTGAAACATGTGGTGAAGTATTTGAAAGTCCAGAAACTCTTGCCCACCATATTACAGAAGCTCACCAAAGTGCACTCTCATCTAGTCACATTCTAGATCAAAATGCCATGATTGATGAAGCTATCTTGTATGCCTGTCCTTAG
- the LOC128702871 gene encoding zinc finger protein 37 homolog isoform X2 produces MDEEIIELGPTDNADHLQIQSRQVKNLHEKNQQSRQVIEVKENKTSPCYTNPTAEDPDAIVVKFNRELFTAQDNSSPSLYTGDTSKTRLINRQMRAVVKRTIDIPNPNTFIMDYKKAMSRSNKYIMQNISVADNSPKKRRGRPKKNAENDDYIPSKIVSRKKLLGEPELSEEEDDLEGLVDPPLFSEDEDEEADAVMPNITRTRSGRTIKIKAEDGTFEYYDIPGRHQVDTDDLNSHKYWNENSIPIVTTGERRGRKRKQINKSNFDTSDPIVKDDSCKRSLAENTRNSVKLLEIKKELDCKITNVIEDLVMPTTNEIVEDSKEFDRSSIVESFDGYECFLCLKSFNFKDCEKHIHEHLHKEIIDNETAIGSSHEFDDKVSDNSHDVNIRVDATQISKDANAVASVVDIYTKSDNHLSTDTGIASQLSTEFNDSFTCSICNEDFDSRAALLEHTHENIYTCKLCGKKYQKRLTLQSHMKRYHEETDWMKFKCATCGKNFGFLTSLERHMKEHNPNKKFCCEQCGKVFKSLVNLKIHIGLHTKDEVYECPYCPKKYYIRYSFEKHFRTHVEAPKFHCEMCDKNFSERKHFEVHLERHQNGGSLGRSKDLKCNNCGDIKSPTELEIVSGTDPGHHKKCLECGKGLYKRFMIENIDTSSLQIKSDKQREQCKLCGKSVLNLQRHLKHTHLENDYVPCHICGVLVTKSSLPAHKNRKHGGSAVTCDHCNKVFKNIMCLREHMTKVRRKEDPTKNICKFCKEVIAPELWKEHMMRHRTKCNDCGASNFPTHEEFMAHLETCRRCSNCGTTDFNSRGEFLDHIEICSSSIDIMTGTLDSSNDQEIVTSIFAIDDCTCCETCGEVFESPETLAHHITEAHQSALSSSHILDQNAMIDEAILYACP; encoded by the exons ATGGATGAAGAAATTATTGAATTGGGACCAACGGACAATGCAGATCACCTTCAAATTCAAAGCCGTCAAGTTAAAAATTTGCATGAAAAGAATCAACAATCAAGACAAGTTATTGAAGTTAAGGAAAATAAAACTTCACCTTGTTATACTAACCCTACTGCTGAGGATCCTGATGCTATTGTTGTTAA GTTCAACAGAGAATTGTTTACAGCACAAGACAACAGCAGTCCATCATTATACACAGGAGATACCAGTAAAACTAGACTTATTAACAGGCAAATGAGAGCTGTAGTTAAGAGAACTATTGACATCCCAAATCCTAATACTTTTATTATGGATTATAAAAAGGCAATGTCTCGATCTAATAAATATATCATGCAAAATATCAGTGTGGCTGATAATTCTCCAAAAAAACGACGTGGGCGTCCCAAAAAGAATGCAGAAAATGATGATTATATTCCATCCAAAATAGTCAGCAGAAAGAAATTATTAGGTGAACCTGAACTTTCTGAGGAGGAGGATGACTTGGAAGGACTAGTTGATCCTCCTCTTTTCTCCGAGGATGAAGATGAGGAAGCAGATGCAGTCATGCCCAACATCACCAGGACACGCTCTGGAAGAACCATCAAAATAAAAGCAGAAGATGGTACATTTGAATACTATGATATACCTGGAAGACATCAAGTGGACACAGATGACTTAAATAGTCATAAATATTGGAATGAGAATTCCATTCCGATTGTGACTACTggggaaagaagaggaagaaaacgCAAACAGATAAACAAATCTAATTTTGACACCTCTGATCCTATCGTGAAGGATGATTCCTGTAAACGTTCTCTGGCTGAAAATACTAGAAATTCAGTCAAATTACTTGAAATTAAAAAAGAATTAGACTGTAAAATTACAAATGTAATTGAAGATCTAGTTATGCCAACCACTAATGAGATTGTAGAAGATTCAAAGGAATTTGACAGATCTTCAATTGTAGAATCTTTTGATGGTTATGAATGTTTTTTGTGCTTGAAGTCATTTAATTTTAAAGATTGTGAAAAGCACATACACGAGCATCTTCATAAAGAAATTATAGACAATGAAACTGCAATTGGTAGTTCACATGAATTTGATGACAAAGTATCTGATAATAGTCATGATGTAAATATTAGAGTTGATGCTACCCAAATATCCAAAGATGCCAATGCAGTAGCTTCTGTAGTTGATATCTATACAAAATCTGATAATCACTTGTCAACAGATACTGGTATAGCTAGTCAGCTCTCGACTGAGTTTAATGATTCATTTACTTGCTCCATATGTAATGAAGATTTTGATTCTCGGGCAGCTCTTCTAGAGCACACCCATGAAAATATCTATACCTGCAAGTTATGCGGAAAAAAATACCAGAAAAGACTCACTTTGCAGTCCCACATGAAGAGATATCATGAAGAAACTGACTGGATGAAATTCAAATGTGCAACTTGTGGGAAGAATTTTGGATTTTTGACCTCTTTAGAGAGACACATGAAAGAGCATAATCCAAATAAGAAGTTTTGCTGTGAGCAGTGTGGGAAGGTTTTCAAGAGTCTTGTCAATTTAAAAATACACATAGGACTGCATACAAAAGATGAAGTTTATGAATGCCCATATTGTCcaaaaaaatattacattagGTATAGTTTTGAAAAGCATTTCCGAACTCATGTTGAAGCACCAAAGTTTCATTGTGAAATGTGTGATAAAAACTTTAGTGAAAGAAAACATTTTGAAGTTCATTTAGAGAGACATCAAAATGGTGGGAGCTTGGGCAGGAGTAAAGATCTCAAGTGCAATAATTGTGGAGATATTAAAAGTCCAACAGAATTAGAAATAGTGAGTGGAACTGATCCAGGTCATCACAAAAAGTGTTTGGAATGTGGTAAGGGACTTTATAAAAGATTCATGATTGAAAACATTGATACATCATCATTACAAATAAAGAGTGATAAACAGAGGGAGCAGTGCAAATTATGTGGAAAATCTGTGCTCAATCTCCAAAGACATCTCAAGCACACTCATTTAGAAAATGATTATGTACCATGTCATATCTGTGGAGTACTTGTTACAAAATCATCCTTACCAGCTCACAAAAATCGAAAGCATGGTGGATCTGCAGTGACTTGTGATCATTGTAACAAAGTATTCAAAAACATAATGTGTTTAAGGGAGCATATGACAAAGGTTCGAAGGAAAGAAGATCCAACCAAAAATATATGCAAATTTTGCAAAGAAGTGATTGCTCCTGAACTTTGGAAAGAACACATGATGAGGCATCGAACAAAGTGTAATGACTGTGGAGCTTCAAACTTCCCAACTCATGAAGAATTTATGGCTCACCTTGAAACTTGCAGGAGATGCAGCAATTGTGGCACAACTGATTTTAATTCACGAGGGGAATTTTTAGATCATATCGAAATATGTAGCAGCAGCATTGACATAATGACTGGTACTCTGGACTCTTCCAATGATCAAGAAATCGTAACCAGTATATTTGCGATAGATGACTGCACATGCTGTGAAACATGTGGTGAAGTATTTGAAAGTCCAGAAACTCTTGCCCACCATATTACAGAAGCTCACCAAAGTGCACTCTCATCTAGTCACATTCTAGATCAAAATGCCATGATTGATGAAGCTATCTTGTATGCCTGTCCTTAG